One region of Citrus sinensis cultivar Valencia sweet orange chromosome 6, DVS_A1.0, whole genome shotgun sequence genomic DNA includes:
- the LOC102621496 gene encoding protein DETOXIFICATION 8-like — MEVLPEAEKEEEKKKLAVTRRAFVQELKKVSFLAAPLAGVTVFQLLLAAVSTMMVGHLGKLSLASITIATSLTNVTGFTPLFGFACALETLCGQAYGAEQYQKIGTYTYSAMFFCIAICLPISVLWIFMDKILMLLHQNPQISVEARNYAIWLIPALFGYAILRSLCHNLQAQSLILTLFLSSCATLCLHILLCWVLVFKADFGNTGAALSISISYWFNVIILALYMRHSPSCTKTRTLISKEILPCMKEFTSFALPSVFMFCLEWWFYEILILLSGLLPNPKLETSVISICFTIQATHYFIPFGIGAAASIRVSNELGAGNPQPARLATRVAVALAVAEAAIVSIALFCSRYVLAYAFNSDQDVVKYVSRLAPLLSIAIFMDNMQSVLSGVARGIGWQHIGAYINLGAFYLVGIPVAYVLCFAVHLRTKGLLLGLMSGSTVQAVALAVVTSLTNWQKQATMVRERTLEGAPSTENPSV, encoded by the exons ATGGAGGTTCTGCCCGAGGctgagaaagaagaagagaagaagaaattggcGGTAACACGGCGAGCGTTTGTGCAAGAGCTGAAGAAGGTGAGCTTCTTGGCAGCGCCTCTTGCCGGGGTAACTGTTTTTCAGTTGCTTTTGGCGGCTGTATCAACGATGATGGTGGGACACCTTGGAAAACTTTCGCTTGCTAGCATTACCATCGCCACCTCTCTCACCAATGTCACTGGCTTCACTCCACTc TTTGGTTTTGCCTGTGCATTAGAGACTCTATGTGGACAAGCTTATGGCGCAGAACAATATCAAAAGATTGGGACGTATACTTACTCTGCTATGTTCTTTTGCATTGCAATATGTCTCCCAATCTCTGTTCTTTGGATATTCAtggacaaaatattaatgctgCTACACCAAAACCCTCAGATTTCTGTTGAAGCCCGCAATTATGCAATCTGGCTTATACCAGCATTATTCGGCTATGCGATTCTTCGATCACTGTGTCACAATCTCCAGGCTCAGAGCTTGATTCTAACATTGTTCTTAAGCTCATGTGCAACTCTATGTTTGCATATTCTTCTTTGTTGGGTTCTAGTGTTTAAAGCCGACTTTGGAAATACAGGAGCAGCATTATCCATTAGTATATCTTATTGGTTCAATGTGATCATCCTTGCTCTTTACATGAGACACTCTCCATCGTGTACAAAAACTCGCACTTTGATCTCCAAGGAAATTTTGCCTTGCATGAAGGAGTTTACCTCCTTCGCTCTCCCCTCGGTTTTCATGTTTTG TCTTGAATGGTGGTTCTATGAGATTCTGATATTACTGTCGGGACTTTTACCGAAccccaaacttgaaacatcAGTTATATCTATATG CTTTACAATCCAGGCAACACACTATTTTATACCATTTGGAATTGGTGCTGCCGCAAG CATTCGAGTGTCAAATGAATTAGGAGCTGGAAATCCACAGCCAGCTCGGTTGGCTACCCGTGTTGCGGTGGCTCTTGCTGTCGCAGAGGCAGCAATAGTGAGCATAGCTCTATTCTGTAGCCGATATGTCCTGGCATATGCATTCAACAGTGACCAGGATGTCGTGAAATATGTGTCTAGATTGGCTCCTCTGCTTAGTATTGCCATATTCATGGACAACATGCAATCGGTACTTTCCG GGGTAGCTAGAGGAATTGGGTGGCAGCACATAGGGGCTTATATAAATCTTGGTGCATTTTATCTCGTTGGAATCCCGGTAGCGTATGTGCTGTGTTTTGCTGTTCATCTCCGAACAAAAGGCCTTTTGCTTGGATTAATGTCAGGCTCAACCGTACAAGCAGTTGCGCTTGCCGTCGTTACTTCATTAACCAATTGGCAAAAACAG GCAACCATGGTCAGGGAAAGAACATTGGAGGGAGCACCTTCTACTGAAAATCCATCGGTTTGA